A stretch of the Erpetoichthys calabaricus chromosome 3, fErpCal1.3, whole genome shotgun sequence genome encodes the following:
- the LOC114649231 gene encoding sodium- and chloride-dependent GABA transporter 2-like, whose translation MCEHGALEVQSTRPKEAINNTSKQNVVEKRSQWASKTEFVLAVAGQIIGLGNVWRFPYLCYKNGGGAFLIPYILFLLTCGIPLFLLETALGQYTAQGGITCWRRICPLFEGIGYAGQLIVFYSAIYYIVILAWALFYLLHSFRVDLPWNTCNNTWNTEACMTIARRNDSSDWTVYRNASSPVIEFWERKALTISRGIDEVGSLQWELTLCLFLVWVICYFCVWKGIKITGKVVYFTATFPYVMIVILLVRGLTLPGAANGIIFYLYPDVSRLADPQVWMDAGTQIFFSFVVCLGCLTALGSYNPYNNNCYKDCIYLCLLNSGTSFVAGFAIFSVLGFMAEEQGLPISMVAHSGPGLAFIAYPRAVAMMPLPQLWAVCFFLMLIILGLDSQFVGLESLMTSITDLYPVILRRPGHRELLLLLVCVVAFLLGLLMVTEGGLYLFQLFDYYACSGICILFLALFEIVCIAWVYGAERFYSNMEDMIGYRPWPLIKYCWLFFTPAVCLGTFIFSVVKYTPLRMNNTYEYPLWGYALGWFLALSSIFLVPLVMIIKVVREEGTILERLRKLCRPADDLPLNKKQQVKFCSLDSASGKAVDLTREGSPEPFSIETGPL comes from the exons ATGTGTGAACATGGGGCCCTGGAAGTCCAAAGCACGCGCCCAAAAGAGGCCATCAACAACACATCCAAACAGAATGTGGTGGAGAAAAGAAGCCAATGGGCAAGCAAGACCGAATTTGTCCTGGCCGTGGCAGGCCAGATCATTGGACTAGGAAATGTGTGGAGATTTCCATATCTTTGTTACAAAAATGGTGGAG GTGCCTTCCTTATCCCCTACATCCTTTTTCTGTTGACTTGTGGAATTCCGCTATTTCTTCTGGAAACAGCACTGGGACAGTACACAGCTCAGGGGGGTATCACTTGCTGGAGGAGAATCTGCCCCCTGTTTGAAG GTATCGGCTATGCTGGCCAGTTGATTGTCTTCTACTCTGCTATCTATTACATTGTTATTTTGGCTTGGGCACTTTTCTACCTTTTGCATTCATTCCGTGTGGATCTCCCTTGGAACACCTGCAATAACACTTGGAACACTG AAGCCTGCATGACAATCGCCAGACGAAATGACAGTTCTGATTGGACAGTTTACAGGAACGCATCTTCCCCCGTCATTGAATTCTGGGA aAGGAAGGCACTCACAATATCAAGAGGAATcgatgaagttggttctttgcaGTGGGAGCTCACCCTTTGCCTCTTTCTTGTCTGGGTTATTTGCTACTTCTGTGTCTGGAAAGGAATTAAGATAACAGGGAAG GTGGTCTACTTCACTGCCACATTCCCCTATGTCATGATTGTTATTCTGCTGGTGCGGGGTCTCACCTTACCAGGTGCTGCCAATGGAATCATTTTCTACCTCTACCCAGATGTCAGCCGCCTTGCAGACCCTCAg GTATGGATGGACGCTGGTACacagattttcttttcatttgtggtGTGTCTTGGGTGCTTGACCGCTCTGGGCAGTTACAACCCATATAATAATAACTGCTACAA GGACTGCATTTATCTCTGCCTGCTGAACAGCGGTACTAGCTTTGTAGCTGGATTTGCCATCTTCTCTGTGCTAGGCTTCATGGCTGAAGAGCAAGGACTTCCCATTTCTATGGTAGCTCATTCAG GTCCTGGTCTGGCATTTATTGCATATCCTCGGGCAGTAGCCATGATGCCTTTGCCTCAGCTTTGGGCAGTTTGTTTCTTCCTCATGCTCATCATCTTGGGATTGGACAGCCAG TTTGTTGGCTTGGAGAGCTTGATGACTTCCATCACGGACCTATACCCTGTGATACTACGCCGGCCAGGTCACAGAGAACTTCTGTTGCTCCTTGTGTGTGTTGTAGCTTTCCTACTTGGGCTACTCATGGTCACTGAG GGTGGCCTTTACCTCTTTCAGTTATTTGATTATTATGCCTGCAGTGGAATTTGTATCCTCTTTCTTGCTTTATTTGAGATTGTGTGTATTGCCTGGGTTTATG GTGCTGAGCGTTTCTATTCCAACATGGAAGATATGATAGGCTACCGACCCTGGCCACTGATTAAATACTGCTGGTTGTTTTTCACACCAGCAGTCTGTTTG GGAACTTTCATCTTCTCTGTGGTCAAGTACACCCCATTAAGGATGAACAACACATATGAGTATCCATTGTGGGGATATGCTCTTGGATGGTTCCTTGCCTTGTCTTCTATTTTTTTGGTCCCACTGGTCATGATCATTAAAGTAGTCCGGGAAGAAGGGACAATTCTTGAg aGACTCCGTAAACTGTGTCGCCCAGCTGATGACCTACCTCTCAATAAGAAGCAGCAAGTAAAATTTTGTTCTTTGGATTCTGCAAGTGGAAAAGCAGTTGATTTGACCAGAGAGGGATCACCAGAACCTTTCAGTATTGAGACAGGTCCATTGTAG